Within bacterium, the genomic segment GCGGCGGCGATGGCCGTCCACAACAGCGGCGGCAAGGTCATCGCTCAAGTGGCGGAGATCCTCGACGACCCCCTGCCGCCCCATGAGGTGGACGTACCCGGCCTGTACGTGGACGTCGTCGTCGTCGCGCCCCCCGAGCACCACCGGCACACCGGCGACCGCGACTTTGACCCGGCGTTCATCTCCCCAGCCGTTCCCCTCTCCGGAGCGCAGCAGAGCGGAGCGAGGGAGAGGGCTGAGACCGCCTGCGGTCTCCGGGGTGAGGGCGCCGTTGCCATTCCCCTCTCCGGAGCGCAGCGAAGCGAAGCGAGGGAGAGGGGCAGGGAGAGGGCTGAGACCGCCTGCGGTCTCCGGGGTGAGGGCGCCGTTGCCATTCCCCTCTCCGGAGCGCAGCGAAGCGAAGCGAGGGAGAGGGGCAGGGGTGAGGAGCCGTTCGCCTCCCGCTCGCAAACGCCAACACTGTCACTCCCCCTCCTGCCCCTCGACGAGCGCAAGGTCATCGCCCGTCGCGCCGCCATGGAGCTGTTTGACGGCGCCACGGTCAACCTGGGCATCGGCATGCCCGAGGGCGTGGCCTCGGTGGCGTACGAGGAGGGCCTCTTCGACCGCCTCCACCTGACCGTGGAGTCCGGCGCCATCGGCGGCGTCCCGGCCGGCGGGCAGTCCTTCGGCGCCTCAGCCCACCCCCTGGCCCTCATCAGCCACGCGGACCAGTTCGACTTCTACAGCGGCGGCGGGCTGGACCTGACCTTCCTGGGACTGGCCGAGTTCGACCACCATGGCAACGTCAACGTCAGCCGCTTCGGCCAGATCGTCGCCGGCTGCGGGGGCTTCATCGAGATCAGCCAGAACGCCCGCGAGATCGTCTTCTGCGGGACGCTCACCGCCTCGGGCCTGCGGACGCAGGTGGCGGACGGCGTCCTGCACATCGTGCAGGACGGCAAGCTCACCAAGGCGCGCGATCACGTGCAGCAGGTGACGTTCTCGGGCGCGGAGGCGTTGCGGCGCGGCACGCCCGTCAAGTACGTCACGGAGCGCTGCGTGTTCGAGCTGCGCCCCGAGGGCGTGACGCTCACGGAGATCGCGCCCGGCATGGACGTGCAGCGCGATATCCTGGCCCACATGGAGTTCGCCCCGGCGATCGCCCCGGACCTCAAGCCCATGGACCCGCGCCTGTTCGGCGAGGCGAAGATGGGGCTGGGGTAGCCGTTGGCGGGGCACGAGGGCGCACACTGCCGCGACGCTCTGACCGCCCGCCACCATCCGCTTGGTGCACCCTCCCGGAGGGCTTCGCCGTGAAGCCGCTGGTTCGCTATGATGCCCGTTCCTCCCCTGACGACCGCTGGGCGGCGGCAGCGGGGCTGACCCCGCAACTGGCTTTCGTCGCCTACACCGACGGCCCCCAGCCCGTGCGCCCGTGCGTGGACACGCTGGACTGCTACGAGCTGGACTACGTGCTCCAGGGGCGCCTGGATGTGTGGCTGGGGGAGGCGCACGTGCCGGCCACTGCGGGGGACATCGTCATCATCCCCCCGGGCACGTTGCACGCCGAGGCGACGCCACCCGGCGTCGCCTCGCAGATCATCTTCCTCGGGGCCAGCTTCCGCAGCGACACCGGCCGGGCGCAGCGCTATCCCCAGCCCCTGGCCCGGAGCCTGCACCTGGGCTGTGGCCACCTCGTGGAGCAGCGCCTGAGGCAGATCATCGCCGAAGTCCACGAGCGCCAGCCCGGCCACGAGACTATCGTGCGCGCCGCCATCGGCGAGATCTTCTGCCACCTGGCGCGCGCCTCGTCAGGCCTGAGCGCCCCCGAAGTCGAGTTGCACGCCGCCAGCCTCCAGCGCTTCGGCGAGCAAGCCCAGAGCTACCTGCGCGACCACCTCGCCGAGCCCCTCTCGCTCGATGACATGGCCCGCCAGTTCCACCTCAGCCGCCGCTACTTCGGCAAGCTCTTCCGCCGTGCCACGGGCCAGACCCCGCATGCCTTCCTGACCGACCTCCGCCTGCACCGGGCGGCGGAGCTGCTGCGCGACCCGGCGCTGAGCATCAAGCAGATCGCCGCGCAGTGCGGCTTCGACGATCCGTACTACTTCTCGAAGGTCTTCAAGCGCCAGAGGGGCCAGGCGCCCTCCCACGTCCGCCGCGGGCCGTGATCCGGCGGCGGATTTCCAGGCTCTGGTCGCTTTTCTCCATCCCCCTCACCGCCGCCGAGCGATATGATGGCCCGAGACACTCGCCCGTGACCCGGAGGCCTGCCATGACCAGGAAACAAGCCTTCCTCACCGCCGTCCGCGGCGGCACGCCCGATGTCGTCCCCGTCGCCCCGCTCATCCACTGCCGCTATGCGCACCAGCGCCTCGGCCGCTCCGATTGGAAGGCCGTCTTCGAGGTCCACCAGCAGCTCGGCTCGTGCCACCACCGCGGTCCTATCGGCCTCGGCTGCGCCATGAAGCTGCCGGAGGGCCTCGGTAGCACCAGCCGCCTGCTTGAGGAGACGCCCGAGGGCCGGCGGACCACTGAGATCATCATCAACACGCCCCGCAAGCAGCTCGTGGGGCGGCAGGTCACGGGCATGATCCCCCATGACCCGCTGGTGGGCAAGACGACCGTCTACCCGGTCCAGTCCACGGAGGACTGGCTGGCCTACCGCGACCTGGTGGAGCTGCAGCGTGAGGGTCTCGGCGACCCCGTCCTGGACACGGTCGAGGAGGCCGTCGCCTTCATGGGCGAAGACGGCATGCCCAGCGTCGGCCTGGGGCCCGCCTACACGTCGCTGGGTTCCGTCCGCGGCATGCAGGACATCATCATGGACTTATACGACACCCCCGACCTGATGGAGGACCTCCTCGCCCTCCAGCGCCCGCTCAACCTGCGCTGTGTCGAGGGCTTCGTCCAGTCCTCCAGCCCCGTGGCCTGGCTGGACATCTGCTGGGCGACCGGCTCGGGCCTGAGCCCGCAGATGTTCGAGCGCTGGGCGATGCCGGACGTATACGCCGCGATGGAGATCATCAAG encodes:
- a CDS encoding AraC family transcriptional regulator: MKPLVRYDARSSPDDRWAAAAGLTPQLAFVAYTDGPQPVRPCVDTLDCYELDYVLQGRLDVWLGEAHVPATAGDIVIIPPGTLHAEATPPGVASQIIFLGASFRSDTGRAQRYPQPLARSLHLGCGHLVEQRLRQIIAEVHERQPGHETIVRAAIGEIFCHLARASSGLSAPEVELHAASLQRFGEQAQSYLRDHLAEPLSLDDMARQFHLSRRYFGKLFRRATGQTPHAFLTDLRLHRAAELLRDPALSIKQIAAQCGFDDPYYFSKVFKRQRGQAPSHVRRGP